A genomic stretch from Helianthus annuus cultivar XRQ/B chromosome 1, HanXRQr2.0-SUNRISE, whole genome shotgun sequence includes:
- the LOC110879359 gene encoding kinesin-like protein KIN-7K, chloroplastic: MESTQGRLQALKSTSRYANSPSSSTTSSSKQFPEASVDVFSSPSSSARSKPHSEKLKENVTVTVRFRPLSPREIRRGEEIAWYADGETILRSEETPSIAYAYDRVFGPTTTTRHVYDIAAQHVVSGAMEGVTGTIFAYGVTSSGKTHTMHGDQRSPGIIPLAVKDAFSIIQETPNREFLLRVSYLEIYNEVVNDLLNPAGQNLRIREDKQGTFIEGIKEEVVLSPAHVLSLIAAGEEHRHVGSTKFNLLSSRSHTIFTLIIESSPCGENGEDGAVNFSQLNLVDLAGSESSKVETIGVRRKEGSYINKSLLTLGTVISKLTDGNASHIPYRDSKLTRLLQSSLSGHGRVSLICTITPSSSNSEETHSTLKFAHRAKHIEIQAAQNKIADEKSLIKKYQNEIRSLKDELEQLKEGALTVSQLKHNRRDDMVILKEEEEEEVKEALLSRIQRLTKLILVSNKSSHASRFSHRPLRRGHSFGEEELAYLPHRRRDLSLDDENVELYVSLDGTAETNKDVPKEEKKIKKPGLLNWLKPRKRDNLSGALISSSDKSSGTRSVSDSPLSTPPPGNRNPPIESIHSHSLPTECISAELLLEPKQDQQVDADNSLSQETPQVEITRLNDETKRKKEQISRMESKITDSVTTSCHKIEDFDKSQSFPELEAQLNEKSFELEVKTAENQVIQEQLNQKINECEGLQETITSLKKCLSSAQCEPHLQKEFTKTEETKEVLLLQAQAYEIEELKQKVIELTESKEQLDARNRKLADDSSYAKGLASAAAVELTALSEEVAKLMNQNERLIAELAATPKHSPTARKTTTSPAKNGRNTKPKERTPTQMDLKRELASSRERERSYEAIISQKDKKETELKQMLDESKQREAYLENELANMWVMVAKLKKTLGDETEPSESSKESQQVD, from the exons ATGGAGTCGACGCAAGGTAGACTGCAAGCATTGAAATCGACTTCTAGATACGCGAATTCGCCTTCTTCTTCCACTACTTCTTCTTCCAAACAGTTTCCAGAAGCTTCCGTTGATGTTTTCAGCTCTCCGTCTTCATCCGCTAGAAGCAAGCCGCACTCCGAGAAATTAAAGGAGAATGTTACCGTTACCGTCCGGTTTCGGCCGCTCAG TCCGAGAGAAATTCGACGAGGCGAGGAGATTGCGTGGTATGCGGATGGAGAAACTATTTTACGGAGTGAGGAGACTCCCTCAATTGCTTATgcatatg ATCGGGTGTTTGGACCTACAACCACAACACGTCATGTATACGATATTGCAGCCCAACATGTTGTTAGCGGTGCAATGGAAGGTGTTACTG GAACTATTTTTGCCTATGGCGTGACAAGTAGTGGAAAGACTCACACCATGCAT GGTGATCAAAGGTCCCCAGGAATTATTCCCTTGGCCGTGAAGGATGCTTTTAGTATCATTCAAGAG ACTCCAAACCGTGAATTTCTTCTTCGTGTCTCGTATTTGGAAATTTACAATGAG GTTGTTAATGACTTATTAAATCCAGCAGGACAAAATTTAAGAATACGAGAGGATAAACAG GGAACCTTTATTGAAGGAATAAAGGAGGAAGTTGTGTTATCTCCTGCCCATGTTCTTTCTCTTATTGCGGCTGGAGAAG AGCATAGACATGTTGGTTCAACAAAATTTAATTTGCTCAGCAGCAGAAGTCACACAATATTTACTCTG ATAATAGAGAGTAGTCCTTGTGGTGAAAATGGTGAAGACGGTGCAGTTAACTTTTCACAGCTG AACCTTGTAGACCTAGCTGGTTCCGAGAGCTCAAAAGTCGAAACCATTGGAGTCCGTAGAAAAGAAGGATCCTACATTAATAAGAGCCTGTTAACTCTCGGAACT GTCATATCAAAACTAACCGACGGAAATGCTTCCCATATACCATACCGAGACTCAAAATTAACAAGGCTTCTTCAATCTTCATTAAGTGGTCACGGAAGAGTATCG CTCATTTGCACTATTACCCCTTCATCAAGCAATTCAGAAGAGACACATAGTACGTTAAAGTTCGCCCACCGTGCAAAACACATTGAAATTCAGGCTGCTCAAAACAAG ATTGCTGATGAGAAATCCCTTATCAAGAAATATCAGAATGAAATTCGATCTTTAAAAGACGAGTTGGAACAATTAAAGGAGGGCGCTTTAACAGTTTCTCAACTGAAGCATAATCGAAGAGATGATATGGTTATCcttaaagaagaagaagaagaagaagtgaaaGAAGCTTTGTTAAGCCGAATACAAAGACTGACGAAACTGATTTTAGTCTCCAATAAATCATCTCACGCGTCTAGATTTTCTCATCGTCCTCTAAGGAGAGGACATTCCTTTGGGGAAGAAGAG CTTGCGTATCTCCCACACAGAAGGCGTGACTTGAGTCTGGATGATGAAAATGTCGAGTTATACGTTTCTCTTGACGGAACTGCGGAAACTAACAAGGATGTACCTAAGGAGGAGAAAAAGATCAAGAAGCCTGGATTGCTTAATTGGTTAAAACCTCGG AAACGAGATAATTTATCTGGGGCTTTGATCAGTTCAAGTGATAAATCAAGTGGAACGAGATCTGTTAGTGATAGTCCACTTTCAACGCCTCCACCTGGTAATCGTAATCCTCCTATTGAATCCATACATTCACACTCGTTGCCTACAGAATGTATATCTGCTGAGTTGTTATTGGAGCCCAAACAAGATCAACAAGTTGATGCGGATAATTCTCTGTCACAAGAAACTCCTCAG GTGGAGATAACTAGATTAAACGACGAAACCAAACGGAAGAAGGAACAAATCTCGCGCATGGAAAGCAAAATTACTGATTCAGTTACAACATCTTGTCACAAAATCGAGGATTTTGATAAATCACAA TCTTTTCCCGAGCTAGAAGCACAGTTAAACGAGAAGTCCTTCGAGCTTGAG GTGAAAACCGCAGAGAATCAAGTAATACAAGAACAACTAAATCAAAAG ATAAATGAATGTGAAGGACTACAAGAAACCATCACATCGTTAAAAAAATGTCTTTCATCTGCACAGTGTGAACCGCACTTGCAGAAAGAATTTACAAAAACCGAAGAAACAAAGGAAGTTCTGCTCCTACAGGCTCAG GCGTATGAAATCGAAGAACTTAAACAGAAAGTAATCGAGTTGACCGAGTCAAAAGAGCAGTTAGATGCACGAAACAGAAAGCTAGCCGATGACAGCTCATACGCCAAAGGATTAGCCTCGGCTGCTGCCGTCGAGCTCACGGCTCTatcagaagaagttgcaaaacTAATGAACCAGAACGAGAGACTAATCGCCGAGTTAGCCGCCACACCTAAACACTCACCAACCGCACGTAAAACAACAACGAGCCCCGCTAAAAACGGAAGAAATACAAAACCGAAAGAACGAACTCCAACTCAAATGGATTTAAAAAGAGAACTTGCATCAAGTAGGGAAAGAGAGAGGTCTTATGAAGCAATCATATCCCAAAAGGATAAAAAGGAAACCGAACTAAAACAAATGTTGGATGAATCGAAACAAAGAGAAGCGTATCTTGAAAACGAGCTTGCAAACATGTGGGTGATGGTGGCTAAGTTAAAGAAAACACTAGGAGATGAAACCGAACCATCCGAGTCTAGTAAAGAGAGCCAACAAGTTGATTGA
- the LOC110931972 gene encoding uncharacterized protein LOC110931972 — MTNGDRPPPVVVKDQSTTTLQCPMLTETNYNIWAIRIKAVFKVHGIQQALEPGEKEVDAKKDDMAVALLLQAIPEELVFQVAQFQTAKEIWEALKTRYVGVERVREAKLEQLENEFESLKMKETETVDSFAGRISQLVTKAASLGTTYENRKLTRKLLGSVPTKYVPIVASIEQFADLKTMTFQEAIGRLKTFEDRIKGIESLAENQGNLMFANGESSSESKSYENTRGRGRGGSSYRGRRQDQDDEGQDGSQSRDGQNHGSKQTGQRRTNDRQKGRKDRSQVQCYRCDKFGHFASGCPDHMKKQDEANLAKNDDFDPPLFMMRCDQETFFFK, encoded by the coding sequence ATGACGAATGGTGATAGACCACCACCAGTTGTGGTCAAGGATCAAAGTACCACAACTTTACAATGTCCAATGTTAACCGAAACAAATTACAACATCTGGGCGATTCGTATCAAGGCAGTATTCAAGGTTCATGGAATACAGCAAGCTTTAGAACCAGGCGAAAAGGAGGTAGATGCCAAAAAGGATGACATGGCAGTTGCACTTCTACTTCAAGCAATACCCGAAGAGCTCGTGTTTCAAGTAGCTCAGTTTCAGACTGCAAAGGAAATTTGGGAAGCGTTGAAGACACGGTATGTTGGGGTTGAACGGGTTCGAGAGGCAAAGCTTGAGCAACTGGAAAATGAGTTCGAATCCTTGAAGATGAAAGAAACAGAGACAGTTGATTCTTTCGCGGGCAGAATAAGTCAGTTGGTTACCAAGGCGGCCAGTTTGGGAACCACCTATGAAAACAGAAAGCTGACCAGAAAGTTATTAGGCTCTGTTCCAACAAAGTATGTTCCAATTGTAGCTTCAATTGAACAATTTGCAGATTTGAAGACTATGACGTTTCAGGAAGCGATCGGTAGACTGAAGACGTTCGAAGACAGGATTAAGGGTATCGAGTCTTTAGCAGAAAATCAAGGTAATCTAATGTTTGCCAATGGTGAGTCATCCTCGGAATCCAAATCCTATGAAAATACACGAGGGCGTGGGCGAGGCGGTTCAAGTTACCGAGGCAGACGTCAAGACCAGGATGATGAGGGCCAAGATGGAAGTCAAAGTCGAGATGGTCAAAATCATGGGTCAAAGCAAACGGGTCAAAGAAGAACCAATGATCGCCAAAAAGGAAGGAAAGATAGATCACAGGTTCAATGTTACCGTTGTGATAAATTTGGTCACTTCGCGTCAGGATGTCCGGATCATATGAAGAAACAAGATGAAGCTAACTTAGCTAAAAACGATGACTTTGATCCACCGTTATTCATGATGAGGTGTGATCAAGAgacgtttttttttaaatga